The following coding sequences are from one Lipingzhangella halophila window:
- a CDS encoding YfjP family GTPase, whose protein sequence is MTPTTDPPAETDEGTSGAAPEGGAATGEGPDPGAPGEVADPAAERRTGAAEWDGYVVPSLLRAEPGYAPGSSGDDTPGGQVPAWVTGGHHGNHDAGWAPPAGDAWPPNRPTERTGSYPSLRRPVDAQSGPNPDPGEPATANSEPGGAEAEGTDTVPARRRSTEEGAGDGAESAGAAPRGGKHARRSRPARSNRAAASEKPAEGPEDDQASDNDDPDNLAGWVGSLVGAVDGDEETPGPAVIAGRRSGAHGQHTPPSGSAADTAGGADPEPVGSPREAEAEPSAADDPDDAPDTEPARTGGPARWASAVDDDDDEYRPSSAEPWEPMPATTREELIERLDNVALLIETGRDDFDSELIARARGLLTHAGARLRLSGEHTVVALAGGTGSGKSSLFNALCGLEFSRVGITRPTTSSAHACVWGNEGADGILEWLGVPQRARHSRTSVLDKGTSELHGLILLDLPDHDSVQSVHAEQSDRLISSADLLVWVLDPQKYADAAVHHRYFAEMAGHGSVTVAVLNQVDRVASEELEELLTDLRRLLETESGAQPRVLTTSTLTGEGLRELRGLLAETVSERRALIDRLVADLDRIVGGFERYRGAEEPPARVPEEAREKLAGELVEAGGVRALADAAGNTFERRGQQSVGWPVARWARALRRDPLRSVQLDFVRQGSEEGLSESVRAQLPEVETAAAEVADRVGGSLPSPWPRRLRSAARTNVAELPGELGTAVSETVPEANDTPSWWKTVRVLQYLLVAAAGLGLAWFGVALVSWLAGGLTGFSLLDHPLNIGFAAAVVAATLVVGKLTDIGCRNLVEVAAAQQRDEVKQRSAQRVRSISDERIVAPLEEELQRYRSYGAALDAAMARPAE, encoded by the coding sequence ATGACCCCCACCACGGATCCGCCGGCCGAGACCGATGAAGGTACCTCCGGTGCCGCGCCCGAAGGAGGCGCGGCCACCGGCGAAGGGCCTGATCCGGGCGCTCCGGGCGAGGTGGCGGACCCGGCGGCGGAGCGCAGGACCGGCGCGGCAGAGTGGGATGGGTACGTGGTTCCGTCGTTGCTGCGCGCCGAACCGGGCTACGCTCCGGGGTCATCCGGCGACGACACGCCGGGAGGCCAGGTGCCCGCCTGGGTCACCGGGGGGCACCACGGCAACCACGACGCCGGCTGGGCGCCGCCCGCGGGCGATGCCTGGCCGCCGAACCGCCCCACCGAGCGCACCGGTTCGTACCCGTCGCTGCGCCGTCCGGTCGACGCGCAGTCCGGGCCGAATCCCGATCCCGGGGAACCGGCGACCGCCAACAGCGAGCCCGGCGGCGCGGAGGCGGAAGGGACCGACACGGTTCCGGCGCGGCGCCGCTCCACCGAGGAGGGCGCGGGCGACGGCGCGGAGTCGGCGGGCGCGGCACCGCGGGGCGGCAAGCACGCGCGGCGCTCCCGCCCCGCGCGCTCGAACAGGGCCGCGGCGAGTGAGAAGCCCGCGGAAGGCCCCGAGGACGACCAGGCCAGCGACAACGACGATCCCGACAACCTCGCGGGCTGGGTGGGCAGCCTGGTCGGCGCTGTCGACGGAGACGAGGAGACCCCTGGCCCCGCCGTGATCGCCGGGCGGCGCTCCGGTGCACACGGCCAACACACGCCCCCGTCCGGAAGCGCCGCGGACACGGCCGGCGGCGCCGATCCGGAGCCGGTGGGGTCGCCGCGGGAGGCCGAGGCGGAGCCTTCCGCCGCCGACGATCCCGACGACGCCCCGGACACCGAGCCCGCCCGGACCGGAGGGCCGGCCAGGTGGGCGTCGGCTGTCGACGACGATGATGACGAGTACCGTCCCTCGTCCGCCGAGCCGTGGGAGCCCATGCCGGCGACCACGCGCGAGGAGCTGATCGAGCGGCTCGACAACGTGGCGCTGCTCATCGAGACCGGACGCGACGACTTCGACTCCGAGCTGATCGCCCGCGCGCGCGGCCTGCTCACCCACGCCGGCGCCCGCCTCCGGCTGTCCGGCGAGCACACCGTTGTCGCGCTCGCGGGTGGCACCGGAAGCGGGAAGTCGTCCCTGTTCAACGCGCTGTGCGGGCTGGAGTTCTCGCGAGTCGGCATCACCCGCCCCACAACCTCGTCCGCGCACGCCTGCGTATGGGGCAACGAGGGGGCCGACGGCATCCTGGAGTGGCTCGGCGTGCCCCAGCGCGCCAGGCACTCCCGGACCAGCGTGCTGGACAAGGGAACCTCGGAGCTGCACGGGCTGATCCTGCTCGACCTGCCTGACCACGACTCCGTCCAGTCGGTCCACGCGGAGCAGTCCGACCGCCTGATCAGCTCCGCCGATCTTCTCGTGTGGGTGCTCGACCCGCAGAAGTACGCCGACGCCGCGGTGCACCACCGCTACTTCGCCGAGATGGCCGGCCACGGCTCGGTCACGGTCGCCGTGCTGAACCAGGTCGACCGCGTCGCGTCCGAGGAGCTCGAAGAGCTGCTCACCGATCTCCGCCGGCTGCTGGAGACCGAGTCCGGGGCGCAGCCGCGGGTACTGACCACCTCCACCCTCACCGGGGAGGGGCTGCGCGAGCTGCGCGGACTGCTGGCCGAGACGGTCTCCGAGCGCCGCGCCCTGATCGACCGGCTGGTCGCCGATCTGGACCGGATCGTTGGTGGCTTCGAGCGGTACCGCGGAGCAGAGGAGCCGCCGGCCCGGGTGCCCGAGGAGGCCAGAGAGAAGCTCGCTGGCGAGCTGGTGGAGGCCGGAGGTGTCCGGGCCCTCGCCGACGCCGCTGGCAACACCTTCGAGCGCCGCGGGCAACAGAGCGTGGGCTGGCCGGTCGCCCGGTGGGCACGTGCGTTGCGGCGCGACCCGTTGCGCTCGGTCCAATTGGACTTCGTGCGCCAGGGATCCGAGGAAGGGCTCAGCGAGTCGGTACGAGCCCAGCTTCCGGAGGTCGAGACCGCGGCCGCCGAGGTCGCCGATCGTGTCGGCGGGTCGCTCCCGTCGCCGTGGCCCCGGCGGCTGCGCTCGGCGGCGCGGACCAATGTCGCCGAACTGCCGGGCGAGCTCGGTACGGCGGTGTCCGAGACGGTTCCCGAGGCCAATGACACCCCGTCGTGGTGGAAGACCGTGCGGGTGCTGCAGTACCTCCTGGTCGCGGCCGCCGGTCTCGGCCTGGCCTGGTTCGGGGTCGCCCTGGTGAGTTGGCTCGCCGGCGGCCTCACCGGGTTCTCCCTGCTGGACCACCCGCTCAACATCGGCTTCGCGGCGGCGGTGGTCGCGGCCACGCTGGTTGTGGGCAAGCTGACCGACATAGGGTGCCGGAACCTGGTGGAGGTCGCCGCGGCACAGCAGCGTGACGAGGTTAAGCAACGGAGCGCACAGCGGGTGCGGTCGATCTCCGACGAGCGGATCGTGGCGCCCTTGGAGGAGGAGCTGCAGCGGTACCGCTCCTACGGCGCGGCGCTCGACGCCGCCATGGCGCGGCCCGCGGAGTGA
- a CDS encoding GTPase, producing MTRPPAVPEVTGPGETEPDGATRADRGAADTSRERVGQVSPERDEGRQAAGEHEQGRSNGAGDAAPDAAPPSGAKHRAQTSVDTRFERVLEALRAQIRSIEFSDGLPGATEGMTARNDVLSQLDDYVLPRVRRPDVPLLIAVAGSTGAGKSTLVNSLVGEQVTTTGVRRPTTNSPVLACNPADVGWFSEASFLPTLPRVRQQGLAMPGKDGMLVLAASECMPEGVALLDTPDVDSAVAAHHEFAAKFLDAADLWVFVTTSTRYADARVWEFLQVARDRDTSLGVVLSRVPRRGHAQLLDHFGAMLEANGLGNATRFAIPETDQISQERFTSNVADDIRTYLADVAGDLAQRDLVSRRTFIGVVDSFLTRVPELTKQVETQVEVGRKLSLAVESAYSAALQRAATSIGDGSLLGGNLLARWQEIATSGELVRTMRLRNRRKAEAAEQETAARVRALEQAIRDTLEALVVSTAERAAEDVAADWDTIPGADALTERAGGAQPSEGLGQRAREAVKEWQASVQEMISADGATKRSVARVVTIDKEAIALVLIIELLGYAATRAAAENRSAPPPQRLLKGLFGSEALRSIGKRARDDLYSRISAVLDEERARFDGTLAAAKLPGETDAVQLYQATYNLEIAR from the coding sequence ATGACCCGGCCGCCTGCTGTGCCGGAAGTGACAGGGCCAGGCGAGACAGAGCCGGACGGGGCCACGCGAGCCGACCGCGGCGCCGCGGACACTTCGCGGGAGCGGGTCGGCCAGGTCAGTCCTGAACGCGACGAGGGCCGGCAAGCCGCCGGCGAGCACGAACAAGGGCGGTCCAACGGTGCCGGCGATGCCGCACCGGACGCCGCTCCACCGAGTGGGGCCAAGCACCGGGCGCAGACGAGTGTCGACACCCGCTTCGAGCGTGTGCTGGAGGCGCTGCGGGCCCAGATCCGCTCGATCGAGTTCTCCGACGGTCTCCCGGGCGCCACCGAAGGTATGACCGCACGCAACGACGTGCTGAGCCAACTCGACGACTACGTGCTGCCGCGCGTCCGCCGTCCCGACGTCCCCCTGCTGATCGCCGTGGCCGGCTCCACCGGAGCGGGCAAGTCCACGCTCGTCAACAGCCTGGTGGGAGAGCAGGTCACGACCACCGGCGTGCGCCGCCCGACCACCAACAGCCCGGTGCTCGCCTGCAACCCGGCCGACGTCGGATGGTTCAGCGAAGCGTCTTTCCTACCCACGCTGCCGCGAGTGCGCCAGCAGGGGCTCGCCATGCCCGGCAAGGACGGCATGCTCGTGCTGGCGGCGAGCGAGTGCATGCCCGAGGGCGTGGCTCTGCTCGACACCCCCGACGTCGACTCCGCTGTCGCCGCGCACCACGAGTTCGCGGCGAAGTTCCTGGACGCCGCCGACCTCTGGGTGTTCGTCACCACCAGCACGCGGTACGCCGACGCCCGAGTCTGGGAGTTCCTGCAGGTAGCCCGCGACCGCGACACCTCATTGGGGGTCGTGCTGTCGCGGGTGCCGCGCCGCGGGCACGCCCAGCTCCTCGACCACTTCGGCGCGATGCTTGAGGCCAACGGCCTCGGTAACGCCACCCGGTTCGCGATCCCCGAGACCGACCAGATCTCCCAGGAGCGGTTCACCTCCAACGTCGCCGACGATATCCGCACCTACCTGGCCGACGTCGCGGGCGACCTCGCGCAGCGCGACCTTGTCTCCCGCCGCACCTTCATCGGTGTCGTGGACAGCTTTCTCACCCGTGTCCCCGAGCTCACCAAACAGGTCGAGACGCAGGTCGAGGTCGGCCGCAAGCTCAGTCTGGCCGTCGAGTCCGCCTACTCGGCGGCGTTGCAGCGCGCCGCCACGTCGATCGGCGACGGATCGCTGCTCGGCGGCAACCTACTCGCCCGCTGGCAGGAGATCGCCACCAGCGGGGAGCTGGTGCGCACGATGCGGTTGCGCAACCGGCGCAAGGCCGAGGCCGCCGAGCAGGAGACGGCCGCGCGTGTCCGCGCCCTGGAGCAGGCCATCCGCGACACACTGGAGGCGCTGGTGGTTTCCACGGCCGAGCGCGCCGCCGAGGACGTCGCGGCGGACTGGGACACCATCCCCGGCGCGGACGCGTTGACCGAACGCGCCGGCGGCGCACAACCCTCCGAGGGCCTTGGCCAGCGCGCCCGCGAGGCCGTCAAGGAGTGGCAGGCCAGCGTGCAGGAGATGATCTCCGCCGATGGCGCCACCAAGCGTTCGGTGGCGCGCGTCGTCACCATCGACAAGGAGGCCATCGCCCTCGTCCTGATCATCGAGCTGCTGGGTTACGCCGCTACCCGGGCGGCGGCGGAGAACCGCTCCGCCCCGCCGCCGCAGCGGCTGCTCAAAGGGTTGTTCGGGTCCGAGGCGCTCCGAAGTATCGGCAAGCGGGCCCGTGACGACCTGTACAGCCGGATCAGCGCCGTGCTCGACGAGGAGCGCGCGCGGTTCGACGGAACACTGGCCGCCGCGAAGCTTCCGGGTGAGACCGACGCCGTACAGCTCTACCAGGCGACATACAACCTTGAGATTGCACGATGA
- the cobA gene encoding uroporphyrinogen-III C-methyltransferase produces MTYLLGLRMDGRDVLVVGGGRVAQRRVPVLLDAGARVTVIAPAVTAALEDLASAGRITWHQRRFHSGDVREGRVGDLWLVHAATDDPDVNAAVAEEAEAAHLWCVRADDRHASTAWTPASGGAGGITVGVVASGDPRRAAGLRDAITEGLSDGTLDARRGREPLRGVALVGGGPGDPGLITVRGRQLLAQADVVVVDRLAPTSLLDQLPGDVEIVDAAKIPYGRSMSQDDINGLLVERARAGRFVVRLKGGDSFLFGRGGEEAAACAAAGVPVTVVPGVTSAFAAPATAGIPASHRGVAQDVHVVSAHVAPDDDRSTIDWPGLARSSGTIVALMGVERIGAVADALIEHGRPERTPVAAIQDATLPTQRTVVADLRTAARVMNEEGVRPPAVVVIGEVVNVAAELDILHEGHHGGDPAPSGGSS; encoded by the coding sequence GTGACGTATCTTCTTGGGCTGCGGATGGACGGTCGCGACGTTCTGGTCGTCGGGGGCGGACGCGTCGCCCAACGCCGGGTCCCGGTGCTGCTCGACGCGGGGGCGCGTGTCACGGTCATCGCTCCGGCGGTCACGGCGGCCCTGGAGGATCTCGCCTCCGCTGGGCGTATCACCTGGCACCAGCGGCGTTTCCACAGCGGTGACGTGCGCGAGGGCCGGGTCGGCGACCTCTGGCTCGTGCATGCCGCCACCGACGATCCCGACGTGAACGCGGCCGTTGCTGAGGAGGCAGAGGCCGCGCACCTGTGGTGTGTCCGCGCCGACGACCGCCACGCGTCCACCGCGTGGACCCCCGCCAGCGGCGGTGCCGGCGGTATTACGGTCGGTGTGGTCGCATCCGGCGACCCCCGCCGCGCGGCCGGGCTGCGCGACGCCATCACCGAAGGGCTCTCCGACGGCACGCTCGACGCCCGGCGCGGCCGCGAGCCGCTGCGGGGCGTGGCACTGGTGGGCGGCGGTCCCGGCGACCCCGGCCTGATCACGGTGCGTGGGCGCCAGTTGCTCGCGCAGGCCGACGTGGTCGTGGTTGACCGGCTCGCCCCGACGTCGCTACTCGACCAGCTTCCGGGAGACGTCGAGATCGTCGACGCCGCGAAAATCCCCTATGGTCGCTCCATGAGCCAGGACGACATCAACGGGCTCCTTGTCGAACGTGCCCGCGCGGGCAGGTTCGTCGTCCGTCTGAAAGGCGGCGACTCCTTCCTGTTCGGGCGCGGCGGGGAGGAAGCGGCGGCGTGTGCCGCGGCCGGGGTGCCCGTGACGGTCGTTCCTGGGGTGACCAGCGCCTTCGCCGCGCCCGCGACCGCGGGGATCCCGGCGAGCCATCGCGGTGTCGCCCAGGACGTGCACGTGGTCTCCGCTCATGTCGCGCCGGACGACGACCGTTCCACGATCGACTGGCCGGGCCTCGCCCGCTCGTCGGGCACGATCGTGGCACTCATGGGCGTTGAGCGTATTGGTGCCGTCGCCGACGCGCTGATTGAGCACGGCCGTCCCGAGCGGACTCCGGTCGCCGCGATCCAGGACGCCACACTGCCCACCCAACGAACGGTGGTCGCGGATCTGCGAACGGCGGCCCGGGTGATGAATGAGGAAGGCGTGCGGCCACCCGCCGTAGTGGTGATCGGTGAGGTGGTCAACGTGGCCGCGGAACTTGACATACTGCACGAGGGGCATCATGGCGGTGACCCGGCGCCGTCCGGAGGCAGTTCATGA
- the cobT gene encoding nicotinate-nucleotide--dimethylbenzimidazole phosphoribosyltransferase: MSADDRRDPVDRGADDPPGRPPADHGRRRAAEPDPLAGSGGGLLDDLPETGRGYAPLDPPEDDRDQHGRAAGRHNADAAENGPAHRNPFHTPVEEPTPPPPPRDTTRREPAPEPPRPAAEDPLQPNVIPFRGAGPERATATPPRRAAEETGRAAPEHAEANTAAGNPGTGAGDPPRDPRDRGRGQDSGAPASVPPESTGRVEPSEGGQRPEEPAPRVSELDPHAYAQAERDAVYRVIRERRDVRVGFRTDPIPSEVLTRVLAAAHQAPSVGFSQPWDFVVVEDGETRSHVREMVQTQREEYARALPGARARAFSGLKVEAILDTPVNIVVTVDSTRGGRHTLGRHTQPQMSGYSTALAVENLWLAARAEGLGVGWVSFFEERALARALDLPPHLEVVAYLCVGYVDDFPPEPELSLGGWAKRRPLSWAVHRESYGRRGLPGEEPTSLLDETIAGIRPLNQRAINEARDRQDQMTKPPGSLGVLEDVSVQLAGLAGECPPPIPEPAAVAVFAGDHGVHAQKVTAWPQDVTTQMVHNFLNGGAVVNAFAEQVGTEVTIVDVGVVGDLPTVPGLLPRKVARGTADITQGPALTRTQAVYAIEAGVEVARDLVSAGNRCLVTGDMGIANTTPSAALIAAFTGFDPADITGRGTGLDEAAHEHKIEVVRRALEVNAVDPNDPTGVLAAVGGLEHAALAGFILGAAATGVPVLLDGVISGSAALAAAALSPASMNACFAGHCSAEPGHTVALRHLGLHPLFGLEMRLGEGSGALLALPMLQASVRALRDVATFDAAGVAGRA, translated from the coding sequence ATGAGCGCCGACGACCGCCGCGACCCAGTGGACAGGGGCGCCGACGATCCACCCGGCCGGCCCCCCGCTGACCACGGTCGTCGGCGGGCCGCGGAGCCCGACCCGCTCGCCGGGTCGGGCGGAGGGCTCCTCGACGACCTGCCCGAGACGGGGCGCGGGTACGCGCCGCTCGATCCCCCCGAGGACGACCGGGACCAGCACGGCCGCGCCGCCGGGCGGCACAACGCCGACGCCGCCGAGAACGGCCCCGCGCACCGCAACCCCTTCCACACCCCCGTGGAGGAGCCCACCCCTCCGCCCCCGCCCAGGGACACCACCCGGCGGGAACCCGCGCCCGAACCCCCGCGGCCGGCCGCCGAGGACCCCCTGCAACCCAACGTCATCCCGTTCCGCGGTGCCGGGCCGGAGCGCGCCACCGCGACCCCCCCGCGCCGTGCGGCCGAGGAGACCGGACGCGCCGCGCCCGAGCACGCCGAGGCGAACACCGCCGCCGGGAACCCCGGCACCGGCGCCGGAGACCCGCCGCGCGACCCGCGTGACCGGGGCCGCGGCCAGGATTCCGGCGCACCCGCTTCCGTGCCGCCCGAGAGCACCGGCCGGGTCGAGCCCTCCGAGGGCGGCCAGCGGCCGGAGGAACCCGCACCGCGCGTGTCCGAGCTCGACCCGCACGCCTACGCGCAGGCCGAGCGCGACGCCGTGTACCGCGTGATCCGGGAGCGGCGCGACGTCCGTGTGGGTTTCCGCACCGACCCGATCCCCAGCGAGGTCCTCACCCGGGTGCTGGCCGCGGCCCACCAGGCGCCGTCGGTCGGGTTCTCCCAGCCCTGGGACTTCGTGGTTGTCGAGGACGGCGAAACCCGCTCGCATGTGCGCGAGATGGTGCAGACCCAGCGCGAGGAGTACGCGCGGGCGCTGCCGGGTGCGCGGGCGCGCGCCTTCTCCGGGCTCAAGGTCGAGGCGATCCTCGACACCCCCGTGAACATCGTGGTCACGGTCGACTCGACCCGGGGCGGCCGGCACACCCTGGGCCGGCACACCCAACCGCAGATGTCGGGCTACTCCACCGCGCTGGCCGTGGAGAACCTGTGGCTCGCCGCGCGCGCCGAAGGGCTCGGCGTGGGCTGGGTAAGCTTCTTCGAGGAGCGCGCCCTCGCGCGCGCCCTCGACTTGCCTCCACACCTGGAGGTGGTGGCCTACCTCTGCGTAGGCTACGTCGACGATTTCCCGCCGGAACCGGAGCTCAGCCTGGGCGGATGGGCGAAACGGCGCCCCCTGTCCTGGGCGGTGCACCGCGAGAGCTACGGACGGCGCGGCCTGCCGGGTGAGGAGCCGACCAGCTTGCTGGACGAGACGATCGCCGGAATCCGGCCCTTGAACCAGAGAGCGATCAACGAGGCTCGCGACCGGCAGGATCAGATGACCAAGCCACCCGGGTCGCTGGGTGTCCTGGAAGACGTCTCGGTCCAACTGGCCGGCCTGGCGGGCGAGTGCCCGCCCCCCATCCCGGAGCCCGCCGCTGTCGCGGTGTTCGCCGGTGACCACGGGGTGCATGCCCAGAAGGTGACCGCGTGGCCGCAGGACGTCACCACGCAGATGGTGCACAACTTCCTCAACGGCGGCGCCGTGGTCAACGCGTTCGCCGAACAGGTCGGCACCGAGGTCACCATCGTCGACGTCGGCGTGGTCGGTGACCTGCCCACCGTGCCCGGCCTGCTGCCGCGCAAGGTGGCGCGCGGGACAGCCGACATCACCCAGGGGCCGGCCCTGACCCGGACCCAGGCGGTCTACGCGATCGAGGCCGGTGTCGAGGTCGCCCGCGACCTGGTTTCGGCCGGCAACCGGTGCCTGGTCACCGGCGATATGGGGATCGCGAACACGACGCCCTCGGCGGCGCTCATCGCCGCGTTCACCGGATTCGACCCGGCCGACATCACCGGGCGGGGAACCGGGCTGGACGAGGCCGCGCACGAGCACAAGATCGAGGTTGTGCGCAGGGCGCTCGAGGTGAACGCGGTCGACCCGAACGACCCGACGGGCGTGCTGGCGGCGGTCGGCGGCCTGGAGCACGCCGCTCTCGCCGGGTTCATTCTCGGTGCCGCCGCGACCGGGGTGCCGGTGCTGCTCGACGGGGTGATCTCGGGTTCGGCGGCACTGGCCGCCGCGGCCCTGAGTCCGGCGTCGATGAACGCCTGCTTCGCCGGGCACTGCTCCGCAGAACCGGGGCACACCGTGGCGTTGCGGCACCTGGGCCTGCACCCGCTCTTCGGTTTGGAGATGCGGCTGGGCGAGGGATCGGGCGCGCTCCTGGCGCTGCCGATGCTGCAGGCGTCGGTGCGGGCGCTCCGCGACGTCGCCACGTTCGACGCCGCTGGTGTGGCCGGGCGCGCGTGA
- the cobC gene encoding Rv2231c family pyridoxal phosphate-dependent protein CobC, whose product MLADTHGPAPGVPSPDGEIDLRHHGDAERGPGLLDFAVNVREGTPPEWLAERIRASVADLADYPDPAPARQAVARRHRRDPADVLLTAGAAEAFVLLARVLRPRRAVVLHPQFTEPESALRSVGHPVERVVQQEGFALDPGAVPPDADLVMVGNPTNPTSLLHPAKTLAELARPGRTLVVDEAFADCVPGEPESVAGRTDIPGLVVLRSLTKTWGLAGLRAGYLLAHPDMVHRLGAAQPLWSVSTPALVATEACCAPEAVAEADAWARELGARRAGFAGELRAAGLDVLPGAAASFLLARAPSGERLWPRLREHGIAVRRCDTFPGLGPDWLRIAVREPESTQRLTRVLAQLLYERVGD is encoded by the coding sequence ATGCTGGCGGACACGCATGGCCCCGCGCCCGGCGTGCCGTCCCCGGACGGTGAGATCGACCTGCGCCACCACGGTGACGCCGAACGCGGCCCCGGCCTGCTGGACTTCGCGGTCAACGTACGGGAGGGGACCCCGCCCGAGTGGCTGGCCGAGCGCATCCGCGCGTCCGTCGCCGATCTCGCGGACTACCCCGACCCGGCCCCGGCGCGCCAGGCTGTCGCGCGCCGGCACCGCCGCGACCCCGCCGACGTCCTGCTCACAGCGGGCGCGGCCGAGGCGTTCGTGCTCCTCGCGCGGGTGCTGCGGCCGCGCCGCGCGGTCGTGCTGCACCCGCAGTTCACCGAGCCCGAGTCCGCGTTGCGCTCCGTGGGGCACCCGGTGGAGCGGGTGGTCCAACAGGAGGGGTTCGCGCTCGATCCCGGCGCGGTCCCCCCGGACGCGGACCTGGTGATGGTGGGAAACCCCACCAACCCCACCTCTCTCCTGCACCCGGCGAAGACCCTGGCCGAGCTGGCGCGACCGGGCCGGACCCTGGTGGTCGACGAGGCCTTCGCCGACTGCGTCCCCGGCGAGCCGGAGTCCGTCGCCGGGCGCACCGACATCCCCGGCCTCGTCGTGCTGCGCAGCCTCACCAAAACGTGGGGGCTGGCCGGGCTGCGCGCCGGGTACCTGCTGGCCCACCCGGACATGGTGCACCGGCTCGGCGCCGCCCAGCCGCTGTGGTCGGTCTCGACGCCCGCGCTCGTGGCCACCGAGGCGTGCTGCGCCCCCGAGGCGGTCGCCGAGGCCGACGCGTGGGCCCGGGAGCTCGGCGCGCGGCGCGCCGGCTTCGCCGGCGAACTACGCGCCGCGGGCCTGGACGTCCTCCCCGGCGCGGCAGCGTCGTTCCTGCTCGCACGGGCTCCATCCGGCGAGCGGCTGTGGCCGCGGCTGCGCGAGCACGGGATCGCCGTGCGGCGCTGCGACACCTTTCCCGGTCTCGGGCCGGACTGGCTGCGGATTGCCGTTCGGGAGCCGGAGAGTACTCAACGATTGACCCGTGTTCTGGCACAGTTGCTCTACGAGCGGGTCGGGGACTAG
- a CDS encoding sirohydrochlorin chelatase — protein sequence MRPPLLLVGHGTRDEKGVADFMSFVDRLSHRFDDREVAGGFIELSPPPLTDAVGELYEQGHRSLVAVPMMLVAAGHAKGDIPGALARERERHDGFSYSYGRPLGPHPTMLRLLAERLDSVLQAEPGAVAEQGDTAVLLVGRGSTDPDANAEVSKAARLLQEGHAGDRGIAFVETAFISLAWPGVPQGLERVRRLGARRIVVLPYFLFSGVLPDRVVDESMAFAAEHSDLDIRCAPVIGDCDGLADMIGERYEEALAGDIRMNCDSCVYRIAIPGFEDKIGAPQTPHHHPDDPAHGHGHGHGHGHGHGH from the coding sequence ATGCGACCGCCGCTTCTGCTGGTCGGCCACGGAACGCGCGACGAGAAGGGTGTCGCGGACTTCATGTCGTTCGTCGACCGCCTCTCCCACCGGTTCGACGACCGCGAGGTCGCCGGAGGCTTCATCGAGCTGTCGCCGCCCCCGCTGACCGATGCCGTTGGTGAGCTGTACGAACAAGGACACCGGAGCCTGGTGGCGGTGCCGATGATGCTGGTCGCAGCGGGGCACGCCAAGGGAGACATCCCCGGCGCGCTGGCGCGGGAGCGCGAGCGGCACGACGGCTTCAGCTACTCCTACGGGCGGCCGCTCGGCCCGCACCCCACGATGCTCCGGCTCCTCGCCGAGCGCCTGGACAGTGTGCTGCAGGCCGAACCGGGCGCGGTCGCGGAGCAGGGCGACACCGCGGTGCTGCTGGTCGGGCGCGGATCCACCGACCCCGACGCCAACGCCGAGGTGAGCAAGGCCGCCCGGCTGCTCCAGGAGGGGCACGCCGGGGACCGGGGGATCGCGTTCGTGGAGACCGCGTTCATCTCGCTGGCCTGGCCGGGCGTTCCGCAGGGCCTCGAACGCGTCCGCCGCCTCGGTGCCCGCCGGATCGTGGTGCTGCCCTACTTCCTTTTCTCCGGGGTGCTGCCGGACCGGGTCGTAGACGAGTCCATGGCCTTCGCCGCGGAGCACAGCGACCTCGACATCCGCTGCGCCCCGGTGATCGGTGACTGCGACGGGCTGGCCGACATGATCGGCGAGCGCTACGAGGAGGCCCTCGCCGGGGACATCCGGATGAACTGCGACTCCTGCGTCTACCGCATCGCCATCCCGGGTTTCGAGGACAAGATCGGCGCGCCGCAGACACCGCACCACCACCCCGACGATCCCGCGCACGGCCACGGCCACGGCCACGGGCACGGGCACGGCCACGGCCACTGA
- a CDS encoding precorrin-8X methylmutase, with product MNREVHPIEEESYRILRSRVDLTHLPPVSRAVAERVIHASADLEYANDLVIDEDAAFRAAARLAGGAPVVTDVTMVASGITARECVCHVGDSLTARLARTAGITRSAAAVRTAFSEVGPGAVWVVGCAPTALEEIIARRVDPALVIGLPVGFVGAAESKEALRASGLPQISNVSEKGGSAVAAAALNALLYDPAGTA from the coding sequence GTGAACCGCGAGGTCCATCCGATCGAGGAGGAGTCGTACCGCATCCTGCGGTCCCGCGTCGACCTGACGCATCTGCCTCCGGTGAGCCGCGCCGTCGCGGAACGCGTCATCCACGCCAGCGCGGACCTGGAGTACGCGAACGACCTGGTCATTGACGAGGACGCGGCCTTCCGGGCCGCCGCGCGGCTGGCTGGCGGCGCCCCTGTCGTCACCGACGTCACCATGGTGGCCTCCGGGATCACCGCCCGGGAGTGCGTGTGCCACGTCGGTGACTCGCTCACCGCGCGGCTCGCCCGCACGGCGGGGATCACCCGGTCAGCGGCCGCTGTACGCACGGCCTTCTCCGAGGTGGGGCCCGGAGCGGTGTGGGTCGTGGGCTGCGCCCCGACCGCGCTGGAGGAGATCATCGCCCGCAGGGTCGACCCGGCACTGGTCATCGGCCTGCCCGTGGGGTTCGTTGGGGCCGCCGAGTCCAAGGAGGCACTGCGGGCCAGCGGACTTCCCCAGATCAGCAACGTATCGGAGAAGGGCGGCTCCGCCGTGGCGGCGGCGGCGCTGAACGCGCTGCTGTACGACCCGGCCGGCACCGCGTAG